AGGTCCTGCCCGACCTGACGGACCTCTACGGCCTGACCGTCACCCGCCTGCACGGCGACCAGGCGAACCGGCTGGTGCAGGAGTTCGGTGGCGTGGCGGGGCTGCCGCGCTACTGACCCTGACAAGGGGAAGGGGCGGCCCGCCATGTCGCGTGACCGCCCCTTCCTGTCCTTCCTGACCCTTACCGCGCGACTTCCACGGCGCGGCTCTCGCGCACGACCGTCACCTGCACCTGCCCCGGATATTCCATGTCCTGCTCGACGCGGCCGGCGATCTCGCGCGCCAGCAGGGTGGCCTGGGCGTCCGTGACCTTTTCGGGCTGCACGATCACGCGCACCTCGCGCCCGGCCTGAATGGCGTAGGCCTGCTGCACGCCGGGAAAGGCCACCGCGATCTGCTCCAGTTGTTCCAGGCGGCGCACGTAGGCGTCGAGGTCCTCGCGCCGGGCACCGGGCCGCGCCGCGCTGATGGCGTCGGCGGCGGCGACCAGCACCGAGTACAGCGTCTCGCCGTTCTCGGGGTCGTGGTGGTGGGCGATGGCGTCGATGACTTCCGGCGGCTCCCCGAAACGCTTGGCAAGGTTGATGCCGATCTCGACGTGGGTGCCCTCGATCTCGCGGTCGATGCTCTTGCCAATGTCGTGCATCAGCCCGGCGCGACGGGCCAGCGCGGCGTCCAGCCCCAGCTCGTCGGCCATGATGCCGGTCAGGTGCGCGACCTGCACCGAGTGTTTCAGCACGTTCTGGCTGTAGCTGGAGCGGAAGTACATCCGGCCCAGGAGCTGTACCAGCCCCGGCTTGAGGCCCACCACACCCGCCTCGATGGCCGCCTCCTCGCCCTGGGTGTGGATGAAGGTCTTCATCTCGTCCTGGGCCTTCTGGACCATCTCCTCGATGCGGGTGGGGTGGATGCGCCCGTCGGCCACCAGAGCTTCGAGCACGTGCCTCGCTACCTCGCGCCGCACCGGGTTGAAGCTGCTCAGGATGACGGCTTCCGGCGTGTCGTCGATGATCAGGTCCACGCCGGTCAGGGCCTCGAAGGCACGGATGTTGCGGCCCTCGCGCCCGATCAGGCGGCCCTTCATCGCGTCGTTGGGGATGGGCACCACCGACACGCTGAGTTGCGCGCTCGTCTCGCTGGCGCTGCGCTGGACCGCCTGGGCGATCACGGTGCGGGCGGTGCGTTTGGCCTCGGAGGTGGCGCGCTCGGTCATCGCGCGGATGCGGATGGCCTTTTCTTCCTCCAGCTCGGCGTTGAGCTGGCCCAGAATCTGCTCGCGGGCCACCTCGGGGGTCAGGCCCGCGACCTCGTACAGCTTGAGGTCGATCTGGCGGGTGCGCTCGGTGAGGTCGGCTTCCTGCTCGGCCAGGGCGCGCAGTTGCCCCTCCAGGCGTTCTTCCAGCGCGTCGAGCTTCTCGCCCCGCGCGTCGAGCTGCTCGGCGCGGCGGTTGAGGCGCTCGATCTCGCGTTTGAGTTCGTCGCGCTCGCGGCGGGTCTCCTGGCGGTCGGCGCTGAGGGTCTCGCGCTCGCGGGCGGCGTCCTGCAAGGCCCGCGAGCGCTCGGCTTCCGCCTGGGCGCGCAGGGTCTGAAGCTGCTCGCGCTGCGCTTCCAGCCCCTGGCTGATCTGGCGTTCGCGGTCCTCGGCGTCCTGAACCCGGCGGCTGGCTTCCTGGAGGCGCTGATCGGCGTCCTGCAGGCGCTGCCCGGCCTGGTCGCGCGTCTGGCGGGCCTCGGCCTCGGCCTGTGCCCGGATGCTTGCCGCCTCGGTTCGCGCTTCCTGCTGGAGCCGGTCGTCGATGGCGGCCCTCTCTTGCCGCCCGCGTGCCTGCCCCGTCTGAAAGGCGAAAAACCCGACCGCCAGCATCACCAGGAGCGCCAGAATGACGTACAGCATGGTCATGGTGGCCCTTCCTTTCGAGTGAGGCGCACCTGAGCCGCGCAGGCCGGTACGCCCGGAGAAGTGTTGAATCTGTCTGGGTTGAGCTTCTGTGGTTGAGTGAGAACACTCACCGGACAGTCTAGCGCGGGCCGTCTGCCAAACCGTGCCCGGCCGCAGGGCCTGGGCAGTCCCCGGCTCCGGACAGTTCCGCCCCGGTCAGTCCAGGCCTGCCCGCTCCTCCGCCGTCACCGGCACCAGCCCCAGCCGCAGCAGAAAGGGCCGCCCCCGCCCCGCCGCCTCGTGGGCCAGCGTGTTCGGGCGCAGGCGCATCAGCAGCCGGATAAGTTCCACCTGCACCTCGCGCGCCTCGGCCTCGGTCAGGGTCACGGCGGCGTCGGCATGGAGCACCCGCCCCAGCGGCCCCTGGTAGCGCACGCCCGCGTCCACCAGGTCCGCGCCCTGGTAACTCGTGTCGGCCGTCACGTGCCCCTCCGGCGCGAGGTAGAGCCGCACGCCCCACTCGCGCCCGCCGCCCTGCTCGTGGTGCAGCCGCT
This genomic stretch from Deinococcus carri harbors:
- the rny gene encoding ribonuclease Y, which codes for MTMLYVILALLVMLAVGFFAFQTGQARGRQERAAIDDRLQQEARTEAASIRAQAEAEARQTRDQAGQRLQDADQRLQEASRRVQDAEDRERQISQGLEAQREQLQTLRAQAEAERSRALQDAARERETLSADRQETRRERDELKREIERLNRRAEQLDARGEKLDALEERLEGQLRALAEQEADLTERTRQIDLKLYEVAGLTPEVAREQILGQLNAELEEEKAIRIRAMTERATSEAKRTARTVIAQAVQRSASETSAQLSVSVVPIPNDAMKGRLIGREGRNIRAFEALTGVDLIIDDTPEAVILSSFNPVRREVARHVLEALVADGRIHPTRIEEMVQKAQDEMKTFIHTQGEEAAIEAGVVGLKPGLVQLLGRMYFRSSYSQNVLKHSVQVAHLTGIMADELGLDAALARRAGLMHDIGKSIDREIEGTHVEIGINLAKRFGEPPEVIDAIAHHHDPENGETLYSVLVAAADAISAARPGARREDLDAYVRRLEQLEQIAVAFPGVQQAYAIQAGREVRVIVQPEKVTDAQATLLAREIAGRVEQDMEYPGQVQVTVVRESRAVEVAR